The sequence CTTCGAGCGCGGCGACCTCGGTGCCCTGGGATACTTCCTGCTGAACGCGCCCACGATCGGCGAAGGCTTGGCCGCCTCCGAGCGCTGGTTCGCCTATCTGCAGGATGGCGGCTTCTTCCGCGCGCGGCGGATGGGTCCGGACCTCGAACTGCTCTATGACGGCGGGGACCTGCCTGAAGGCGCAAGACGCCAGGATGCGGAGTGCGGCCTGGCCATCATCGCTGGCCAACTCAGAAAATCCATCGGGGTCCGCCCCCGCGAAGTCCGCAGCCGCGATCATGCGAACGCCGCCGAGGAGGCCATCCGATCGCATTTCGGCTGCCGCGTGATCTACGGCTGCCCCGACTACGGCCTGGTCTACGATGCGGATATCCTCGGCAAACCGATCCGCGGCGCCGACCCGGTCCTGTTTCAAATCCTGGGCGAATACGTCGCGCTCAAGGTCGGCGCCCTGCCGCCGCGCAACGACATCGTCGCCGAGGTGAAGTGGCGCCTTGGGCGCGGACTTGCGGACGGTACGGCTCGCCTCACCGCCGTCGCCAAGGACCTCAAGGTGAGCCCCCGCACGCTGCAGCGACGGCTTGCCGAACGCGGCGAGAGTTTCGACGCCCTCCTGGAACAGGTGAGGCTCCAGGCTTTCTCGGATTTGCGCAGTACCAGCGGAATGAAGAAGTGCGCCATCAGCGCGGAGCTCGGATTTTCAAATCCGAGCGCTTTCCACCGCTGGTCGCGTCGTCATGTGACGGCGCATCACAAATCTGAAGAACATTGAGCCAGCAGTCCGCGTCACTGGCCCCACAGTATGACCGCTCTGGAGGGTACTTCCCGTTCCGTTGAAGCAGTCCTTTATGTCAGCAAATGGCGAGCAGCGCCCCAAAGGGGCTGCCAGAACATCGTCCTGGCAGCCAAGTGGGCGCTCAGAGGGGCCAACCAATGAGCGGGGACCACATACCGTCGTCACCGTGACGTCAGTAGGGCTGGGTCAAAAATGTTCACAGCTTCTCGCAACATGCTTGCGTTGAGCCACGAGGGATCGCGCCGGAGAGCCATAAAGTGACGGCCCAGCCCCCGGGGCCGGCGCCCCTGCCTGAGGCCACGGCGGGGTCTGATGAGTGGCGCAAGCCCGGACGGGCTTGCGCCACCACGCCTAGGCCGGAACCTTGGCGACCCTGGGCTTGGCCGGCGCCTTGCGGGCGGCGCCCTTCGCAACCGGCTTCGCCGGCGCGGCGCCACGCCCACCCTGGCCGAGACCCATCTGCTTGGCGAGGTTCGAGCGCGCCTCGGCGTAGCTCGGCGCGACCATCGGATAGTCCTTCGGCAGCCCCCACTTGGCGCGATAGTCCTCGGGGCTCATGTTGTACTTGGTGCGCAGGTGGCGCTTGAGCGACTTGAACTTGCGACCGTCCTCCAGGCAGATCAGGAAGTCCGGCTGGATGGACTTGCGGATCGACACCGCCGGAGCCTGGGGCTCTTCCGGCGGTGCCGGCGGCGCCTCAGCGCCCGAGAGCGCGGTGTAGGTCGAGCGGATCATCGCCGGCAGTTCGGACGCGGCGACGCTGTTATTGCTGACATAGGCCGCGACGATGTCGGCGGTCAGTTCGATGAGATTTGAGTTGTCGGACATGATTTCCCTATAGGGCAGGACAAAAGCCCCTGCCCAAAGGCAGCGACATCGCCTGCATAAATATTCGATCGCCCCATCCGTCAACTCATATGCGGCTGACGAGCGAACAAGCGCCGCAGCGCACGCCACAGGTTCCGGACGGGTAAAGTCACGGATTGCGCCGCCGCTATTCGCCGTAAATTCTACGCCAGGATGCGAGAGCCCATCGGAATGACTTGCGATCGAATGCTCGTCGCCTAGCTCTCTATTCCATCAGAGGTCTTGCCGTTCGAGTTTTTGGAGTTGAGGCGATGGCGGAAGCCGACCGTATTCTTCGCATCCGCACCGTGCTGCTGCGGACGGGCCTCAGCCGCTCCACCCTCTATCGCAAGATCCGCGAGGGCTCTTTCCCAAGCCCGCTGCGCATCAGCGTGCACGGCGCCGGCTGGCTGCAGTCGGCCGTCGACCGCTGGATGGCCGACCCGATCGCCTTCTGGGAGCCGCCGCGGGACAGATCCGGACAGCCCCAGTCGCCGTCACAACCTGCCTGATGCGCCGTTGATCACATGCCCGGCCCTTCGAAGAACAAGCTGAAGCTGCAGTTTCCGACCCGGCCGCCGCAACTATCCCTTGCAGATTCGGCCGAAGGCGCCGATCATCCCCTCACCGAGCTGGCCCGACTCCTCGCTCGCCGGGCCGCCCGCCGCTGCTATCAGGACCAACTGCAGGAGCGCCGATCCAAGGACTCCTGACCAGGAGATCGCCGATGAAGGTCGCGCTCTATGCCCGTTATTCCGACGAGAACCAGCGCGACGCCTCGATCGCCGACCAGCTCAGGATCTGCCGGCTCCATGCCGAGCGCCAGGGCTGGATGGTCACCGACGAGTACACCGACCATGCCGTCTCCGGCGCCTCGCTGCTGCGCCGCGGCGTGCAGCGGCTGATCGCCGACGCCCAAGCCGGCCGCTTCCAGCTGCTGCTATCCGAGGCTATGGACCGCCTCTCCCGCGACCAGGAAGACATCGCCGGCCTCTACAAGCGCATGGCGTTCGCTGGTGTGAAGATCGTCACCCTGGCCGAGGGCGAGGTCACCCCACTGCATGTGGGGCTGAAGGGGACGATGAACGCGATCTTCCTGAAGGACCTCGCCGACAAGACCCGCCGCGGCCTCAGGGGCCGGGTCGAGCAGGGCAAGTCCGGCGGCGGCAACGCCTACGGTTATGACGTGGTCAAGCGCATTGGCGCCGACGGCGAACCGGTCCGCGGTGACCGCACCATCAACCCGGCCGAGGCCGAGGTGGTGCGCCGGATTTTCCGCGACTACGCCGCCGGTAAATCGCCCAAGCGCATCGCGACCGAACTGAACCGGGACCACATCCCCGCCCCCGGCGGCGGCCAGTGGGGCTTCTCCACCCTCAACGGCAACGTCAGCAGGGGCAATGGCGTGCTGAACAACGAGCTCTACGTCGGCCGGCTGATCTGGAACCGGCAGCATTTCATCAAGGATCCCGACACCGGCAAGCGCCAGGGCCGGCTGAACCCACGCGAGGAATGGATCATCCAGGAAGTGCCGGAGCTTCGCATCATCGACGAAGCGCTCTGGGATGCGGTCAAAGCCCGCCAAGCGTCGCTACATCGAGAGCGGCAGGACAACGGCGAGATCGTCAATATCTATTTCCGGGACCGGCGCCGGCCCCGGTATCTGCTCTCAGGCCTAACCCGCTGCGGCTGTTGCGGCGGCGGCTACGGCATGATCTCCAAGGATCAGCTCGGCTGCTCGACCGCGCGCAACAAGGGTACCTGCGACAACCGGGTCAATATCCGCCGCGACCAGCTCGAGGCGCGCGTTCTGGACGCCCTGCGCCACCACCTGATGGACCCGGCCCTGTTCAAGGAATTCTGCGAGGAGTTCACCCGCGAGAGCAACCGCCTGCGCATGGAAGCCCGCACAGACATCGACGCCGCCCAGGCCGAGATCAAGCGCATCGAGCGGGAAGTCGAGCGGCTGCTGGACATGCTCGTCAAGGGCACGGCGACGGGCCAGGCCGCGGCGCAGGTCAACGCCAAGATGAACGAACTGCTCGGCCGTCAGGCCGAGCTCAAGCAGCAAGTGGCCGACGCCGAAGAACCCCCGCCACTTCTGCATCCCGAGATGGCCGGGGTTTACCGCACGCAGGTCGCCGAGCTCTACGAAGCTCTGCAGGGCGAAGCCGAGACCAAGCAGCTTGAGGCGACCGAGGCCCTGCGCGCCCTGATCCAGGAGATCATCCTGACCCCCGAGGGCGATCAGTTGACGATCGACGTCCGCGGCGACCTGGCCGGGATCCTGGCCATATCGACCAAGCAAAAACCCTTCGGCCGGGGGCCGAAGGGTTCTGCAAAATCGCAAGTTGAGATGGGTGCGGGGACAGGATTTGAACCTGTGACCTTCAGGTTATGAGCCTGACGAGCTACCGGGCTGCTCCACCCCGCGTCGGTGGTTTTGGTGATGGAAGGGTCATGATTGGTTGGGGCGGGATTTTTTTAAATCCTGCGAACTTCATATGCGACATCCGTTTGGTAGACCTGGCGGCGACCTACTCTCCCGCGCCTTGAGACGAAGTACCATTGGCCCAGGAAGGCTTAACGACCGAGTTCGGGATGGGATCGGGTGGGGACCTTCCGGCATAGCCACCAGGTCGACTAAACGGATGTTGAGGGCATTACTGCCCTGGCAGGATTTAGAAAAATCCTGCCGCTTAGACATCAATGTCTGTCGTTACAAAGCTTCAGCATGAGTTTGGCTGAAGAACGATCAAGCCGATCGAGCGATTAGTACCAGTAAGCTGCACGCCTCACGGCGCTTCCACACCTGGCCTATCAACGTGATGGTCTATCACGGCTCTCGGCGAAGCCTTGTTTTGAGGTTAGTTTCCCGCTTAGATGCTTTCAGCGGTTATCTATTCCACACTTAGCTACCCTGCTGCGCGGCTGGCGCCACGACAGGTCCACCAGAGGTGTGTCCATCCCGGTCCTCTCGTACTAGGGACAGATCCTCTCAAGCTTCGTACACCCACGGCAGATAGGGACCAAACTGTCTCACGACGTTCTGAACCCAGCTCACGTACCACTTTAATCGGCGAACAGCCGAACCCTTGGGAGCTGCTCCACCCCCAGGATGTGATGAGCCGACATCGAGGTGCCAAACTTTGCCGTCGCTGTGGACGCTTGGGCAAAATCAGCCTGTTATCCCTAGAGTACCTTTTATCCGTTGAGCGATGGCCCTTCCATGCAGAACCACCGGATCACTATGGCCGACTTTCGTCTCTGATCGACTTGTCAGTCTCTCAGTCAGGCGGGCTTATGCCATTGCACTCGACGAGCGATTTCCGACCGCTCTGAGCCCACCATCGCGCGCCTCCGTTACACTTTGGGAGGCGACCGCCCCAGTCAAACTGCCCGC is a genomic window of Phenylobacterium montanum containing:
- a CDS encoding helix-turn-helix transcriptional regulator, with protein sequence MAEADRILRIRTVLLRTGLSRSTLYRKIREGSFPSPLRISVHGAGWLQSAVDRWMADPIAFWEPPRDRSGQPQSPSQPA
- a CDS encoding recombinase family protein; this encodes MKVALYARYSDENQRDASIADQLRICRLHAERQGWMVTDEYTDHAVSGASLLRRGVQRLIADAQAGRFQLLLSEAMDRLSRDQEDIAGLYKRMAFAGVKIVTLAEGEVTPLHVGLKGTMNAIFLKDLADKTRRGLRGRVEQGKSGGGNAYGYDVVKRIGADGEPVRGDRTINPAEAEVVRRIFRDYAAGKSPKRIATELNRDHIPAPGGGQWGFSTLNGNVSRGNGVLNNELYVGRLIWNRQHFIKDPDTGKRQGRLNPREEWIIQEVPELRIIDEALWDAVKARQASLHRERQDNGEIVNIYFRDRRRPRYLLSGLTRCGCCGGGYGMISKDQLGCSTARNKGTCDNRVNIRRDQLEARVLDALRHHLMDPALFKEFCEEFTRESNRLRMEARTDIDAAQAEIKRIEREVERLLDMLVKGTATGQAAAQVNAKMNELLGRQAELKQQVADAEEPPPLLHPEMAGVYRTQVAELYEALQGEAETKQLEATEALRALIQEIILTPEGDQLTIDVRGDLAGILAISTKQKPFGRGPKGSAKSQVEMGAGTGFEPVTFRL
- a CDS encoding AraC family transcriptional regulator; this translates as MSDDTIQGQTLDRALDAARRRGLDPQRFFRQAGVQPILATWADNRVSSRLFADFLHWAAIEGDDPTFGLHVGADFERGDLGALGYFLLNAPTIGEGLAASERWFAYLQDGGFFRARRMGPDLELLYDGGDLPEGARRQDAECGLAIIAGQLRKSIGVRPREVRSRDHANAAEEAIRSHFGCRVIYGCPDYGLVYDADILGKPIRGADPVLFQILGEYVALKVGALPPRNDIVAEVKWRLGRGLADGTARLTAVAKDLKVSPRTLQRRLAERGESFDALLEQVRLQAFSDLRSTSGMKKCAISAELGFSNPSAFHRWSRRHVTAHHKSEEH
- a CDS encoding MucR family transcriptional regulator translates to MSDNSNLIELTADIVAAYVSNNSVAASELPAMIRSTYTALSGAEAPPAPPEEPQAPAVSIRKSIQPDFLICLEDGRKFKSLKRHLRTKYNMSPEDYRAKWGLPKDYPMVAPSYAEARSNLAKQMGLGQGGRGAAPAKPVAKGAARKAPAKPRVAKVPA